A genomic stretch from Sphingobacterium sp. ML3W includes:
- a CDS encoding M16 family metallopeptidase, which translates to MNRKMKTVAFLSLLFITTGIQAQVGKYQWKETSEGGYTYKYVTNDPVQTRFYKLKNGLTVILSPNNKQPRIQAYIATKAGSKTDPKDHTGLAHYLEHMLFKGTDKFGSLDWSKEKPLLDEVDNLYEKYNHSTDANERTAIYKEIDRVSGEASKYAIPNEYDKLMSSMGSKGTNAFTSFEQTVYVEDIPSNVIDKYLTVQAERFRNPILRLFHTELESVYEEKNISLDNDNRKSTEAIFAAMFPNNNYGKQTVLGSVEHLKNPSLKAIREYYNTYYVPNNMGVIMSGDFNPTDVIKRIDKAFSGMKSKPVPAYTFEQEQPITTPISRTVKGPASEYVLMGFRFPGAAHPDAQILNLMANVLTNGSAGLIDLDLVKSQKLLGAGAFPYILKDYSMLILQGNPGTGQSLEDVKKLLLAELEKLKKGDFSADLLTSIINNEKKSQIKLFENYTSTAEQLMSGFNSELDWAKELAYTDRLSKITKEDIVRFANKYISDVNYVTVFKEKGQDTNVDKVVKPAITPITVNRNVESAFLKQINAMPEQNISPKWIDFDQEISKSKLKDLDVLAVQNKDNELFALTYHYDFGSWDNKLLGLAVGYLEFLGTKNRSSEEFSKAFYKLASDFSVSSGNEESSVSISGLGSNFKESVGLLQDLMHNCVADERAFTAFIDRVKKSRANAKENKASIMEGLKAYARYGAKNPFNYTYTDQELDGLKASDLVAVLHKLANAKHRILYYGPEHVNELVKNLTPLKNNNTAYATIEKGVKFVEKPTDESKVFFAQYGMKQVEVFWIRNSGLFDKNQLPTVTFFNGYFGGGMGSIVFQTLRESKALAYTTYAYYAQPQKKENHGMVGAYIGTQSDKFKDAVGGMNELLNELPESAVGLESVRTNLLKSLASERITGTGILSSYMAAQRRGLTEDSRKMIFEKIPQLTYSDLKQFHSDNISRKPYSYCIVGEEKDLNQDNITALGKITKLSLNEIFGY; encoded by the coding sequence ATGAATAGAAAAATGAAAACAGTAGCTTTCCTATCGCTACTGTTTATAACGACCGGTATTCAGGCGCAAGTCGGAAAATATCAGTGGAAAGAGACCTCTGAGGGGGGCTATACCTATAAATACGTGACCAACGACCCGGTTCAAACCCGATTTTACAAATTGAAAAACGGATTGACCGTTATTTTAAGCCCAAATAACAAGCAGCCTCGCATACAGGCTTATATTGCAACCAAAGCTGGTAGCAAGACGGATCCAAAAGATCATACTGGACTCGCACATTACCTGGAGCATATGCTTTTTAAGGGTACCGACAAGTTTGGTAGTTTGGACTGGTCCAAAGAAAAACCGCTGCTGGACGAGGTTGACAATCTTTATGAAAAATACAACCATAGTACAGATGCTAATGAACGCACTGCGATCTATAAAGAAATCGACCGTGTATCGGGGGAGGCATCAAAATATGCTATTCCGAATGAATATGATAAACTGATGAGCAGTATGGGCTCCAAGGGTACGAATGCCTTTACCTCATTTGAGCAAACGGTCTACGTAGAAGATATCCCCAGCAATGTGATCGATAAATACCTGACAGTACAAGCGGAGCGATTCCGAAATCCCATCCTCCGTTTATTCCATACAGAGCTTGAATCAGTCTACGAAGAAAAAAACATAAGTTTAGATAACGATAATAGAAAATCTACCGAAGCTATTTTTGCGGCCATGTTTCCCAATAATAACTACGGCAAGCAAACCGTTTTGGGCTCTGTGGAGCACCTTAAAAATCCATCGCTCAAAGCAATCCGTGAATATTACAACACCTATTATGTTCCGAATAATATGGGCGTGATTATGTCGGGTGATTTTAATCCTACCGACGTGATTAAGCGTATAGACAAGGCATTTTCAGGCATGAAATCCAAACCCGTGCCAGCATATACCTTTGAGCAAGAGCAGCCCATCACAACTCCAATTTCAAGGACTGTCAAAGGCCCTGCTTCAGAATATGTCTTAATGGGTTTTCGTTTCCCGGGGGCAGCACATCCAGATGCGCAGATCCTCAATTTAATGGCCAATGTGCTTACCAATGGATCTGCCGGTTTGATCGATCTGGACCTTGTTAAGTCTCAGAAATTATTGGGAGCAGGTGCATTTCCTTATATTCTAAAAGATTATTCGATGCTTATTCTTCAAGGTAATCCAGGCACAGGTCAGAGCCTTGAAGATGTCAAAAAACTGTTGTTGGCTGAATTGGAGAAATTGAAAAAAGGAGATTTCTCTGCGGACTTGTTGACATCTATCATCAATAATGAAAAAAAATCACAGATCAAACTCTTCGAAAACTACACCAGTACCGCCGAACAGCTTATGTCTGGCTTTAATTCGGAGTTGGATTGGGCAAAAGAGTTGGCTTATACAGACCGCTTGTCTAAAATTACGAAAGAAGATATTGTTCGCTTTGCTAATAAATATATTTCTGACGTCAATTATGTGACTGTCTTCAAGGAAAAAGGGCAGGATACCAATGTAGATAAAGTAGTCAAGCCAGCCATTACGCCTATTACGGTCAATCGAAATGTAGAGTCTGCATTTTTAAAACAGATTAATGCAATGCCGGAGCAGAATATCAGTCCTAAATGGATAGATTTTGATCAGGAGATTTCCAAATCAAAGCTGAAGGATCTGGATGTATTGGCTGTTCAAAACAAAGATAACGAACTATTTGCCCTGACTTATCATTATGACTTTGGTAGCTGGGACAACAAGTTACTGGGCTTGGCTGTCGGATACCTGGAATTTTTGGGTACCAAGAATAGGAGCAGTGAAGAGTTTAGCAAAGCATTCTATAAGCTGGCGTCAGACTTTTCAGTTTCTTCTGGCAATGAGGAAAGCAGTGTTTCTATTTCCGGTTTGGGTAGTAATTTTAAGGAGTCGGTCGGTCTGCTGCAAGATCTGATGCATAACTGTGTAGCAGATGAGCGTGCATTTACCGCATTCATTGACCGTGTTAAAAAATCCCGGGCCAATGCCAAGGAAAATAAAGCTTCTATCATGGAGGGGCTAAAAGCATATGCACGTTATGGTGCCAAAAACCCGTTTAATTACACCTATACCGATCAAGAGTTGGATGGATTGAAAGCTTCAGACCTGGTCGCGGTATTGCATAAGTTAGCAAATGCGAAACACCGTATTCTCTATTATGGGCCGGAGCATGTGAATGAATTGGTAAAAAATCTGACACCGCTAAAAAATAATAACACGGCCTATGCAACAATAGAAAAGGGTGTAAAATTTGTAGAAAAGCCGACCGATGAGAGCAAAGTCTTTTTTGCACAGTATGGTATGAAGCAGGTTGAAGTATTCTGGATCAGAAATTCAGGATTATTTGATAAAAACCAACTGCCGACGGTTACATTTTTCAATGGATACTTTGGAGGCGGGATGGGCAGTATTGTATTCCAGACGCTTCGGGAATCTAAAGCATTGGCCTACACGACTTATGCCTACTATGCACAACCACAAAAGAAAGAAAACCATGGCATGGTCGGTGCTTATATCGGCACGCAATCGGATAAGTTTAAAGATGCTGTAGGCGGTATGAATGAGCTTTTGAATGAATTACCAGAATCAGCTGTAGGCTTGGAATCGGTGCGTACAAATTTATTAAAATCATTGGCTAGTGAACGTATTACGGGGACCGGTATCCTTTCGAGCTATATGGCGGCACAACGCCGTGGACTTACCGAAGATTCAAGAAAAATGATCTTTGAAAAGATTCCTCAATTGACATACAGTGATCTTAAACAATTTCACAGCGATAATATCAGCCGCAAGCCCTACAGCTATTGCATTGTAGGCGAGGAGAAGGACCTGAATCAGGACAATATTACAGCACTTGGTAAAATCACTAAGCTTAGCTTAAATGAAATCTTTGGATACTAA